The following are from one region of the Mangifera indica cultivar Alphonso chromosome 14, CATAS_Mindica_2.1, whole genome shotgun sequence genome:
- the LOC123195444 gene encoding uncharacterized protein LOC123195444 isoform X2 has product MAATAILALHFSFPSSLSFTTKTKLFSPGFSSARPGSGFAPVACSHAAISRKGQGSYDPELRLVLELATDSELYELERILFGPSYFSPLLKSLTNGADVDHVMIEEDLEEREGFIAALESRFLFLAADARSTLRGWRPSYRNVLLAVRKELNIPCSSKLSTEDLEVEIFLHLLQEYASEESGVFPGLWENSKASDIQNTLELGLSHWKVQGLAFMKVGAAELKSMILKGGARRLSGKVFLEAANYLIKKEVLKKGGQLAAINLESRAALLAAKQGLAGAATKYLGFRSMVAFLGPIMWGTFLADVVIQMLGTDYARVLRAIYAFAQIRITRTYRLPLDN; this is encoded by the exons ATGGCCGCTACTGCTATTCTCGCCCTTCACTTTTCCTTCCCTTCCTCACTCTCTTTCACCACCAAAACCAAACTCTTCTCCCCG GGGTTTAGTTCAGCTCGTCCTGGAAGTGGGTTTGCTCCAGTGGCTTGTTCTCATGCTGCTATTTCAAGAAAAGGGCAAG GTTCATATGATCCTGAGCTTCGCTTGGTGCTTGAACTGGCCACTGATTCTGAGTTATATGAGCTTGAAAGAATTCTTTTTGGCCCcag cTACTTCAGTCCTCTGCTAAAGTCATTGACTAATGGTGCTGATGTGGACCATGTTATGATCGAAGAAGACCTTGAAGAGAGAGAGGGTTTCATTGCAGCTCTTGAGTCACGATTTTTATTTCTTGCTGCTGATGCACGGTCAACCTTAAG GGGTTGGAGACCTTCGTATAGAAATGTCTTGCTTGCAGTGAGGAAAGAGTTAAACATTCCTTGCTCAAGCAAATTGTCAACTGAAGACCTAGAAGTTgaaatttttcttcatcttttgcaAGAATATGCTAG TGAAGAGTCTGGAGTTTTTCCGGGCTTATGGGAAAATTCTAAGGCTTCTGATATCCAGAATACTTTAGAGCTTGGACTCAGTCATTGGAAGGTGCAAGGCCTTGCTTTTATGAAGGTTGGGGCAGCCGAGCTAAAGTCAATGATCTTAAAG GGTGGTG CAAGGAGATTATCTGGGAAGGTGTTCTTAGAGGCAGCCAACTATCTGATAAAGAAGGAAGTTCTCAAGAAG GGTGGACAATTAGCTGCTATTAATTTGGAGTCTAGAGCAGCTTTGCTTGCAGCAAAGCAg GGCTTAGCTGGTGCTGCAACAAAATATTTGGGTTTTAGGAGTATGGTGGCATTTCTTGGCCCAAT AATGTGGGGAACATTTCTGGCCGATGTCGTCATTCAAATGCTCGGAACTGATTATGCTAGAGTGTTGCGAGCAATTTATGCATTCGCTCAG ATCCGTATTACGCGAACATATCGGTTGCCGTTGGACAACTAG
- the LOC123196494 gene encoding CASP-like protein 4D1: MASKGIANLTLIFRILALLLSVGCIVVLVTDTVKFSDGSKTTFKDVMTYRYVLATAAFGGAYSLLQLPFAIYYACTDKRLIRGRYLPEFDFHGDKIVSFLLASGVGAAFAVTYELKSFVDNFLETIISLGFLEDTVALKSGADKFLNRIYIAASLLLGAFVCMALLSVLSSVNRTTSFGFFR, encoded by the exons ATGGCCTCGAAAGGCATTGCAAATTTGACCCTTATTTTCAGGATTCTTGCTCTTTTGCTTTCGGTTGGCTGTATTGTGGTGCTTGTTACTGATACGGTCAAGTTCAGTGATGGCTCCAAGACTACCTTCAAGGATGTAATGACTTACAG ATACGTCCTTGCTACTGCTGCATTCGGAGGAGCCTATTCACTGCTGCAATTACCTTTTGCGATCTATTATGCTTGCACTGATAAGAGACTGATTCGTGGCCGATATTTGCCAGAATTTGATTTCCATGGTGACAAg ATTGTGAGTTTCCTCTTGGCATCAGGAGTTGGAGCTGCGTTTGCAGTAACATACGAGCTCAAATCATTTGTAGACAATTTTTTGGAAACCATAATATCACTTGGTTTTTTGGAAGACACAGTGGCGTTGAAATCGGGAGCTGATAAATTTCTGAACAGGATCTATATAGCAGCTAGCCTTCTCTTGGGAGCTTTCGTTTGCATGGCTCTTCTTTCTGTCTTATCCTCCGTTAACCGAACAACTTCCTTTGGATTCTTCAGATAA
- the LOC123195509 gene encoding dihydropyrimidine dehydrogenase (NADP(+)), chloroplastic-like, with protein MASLNLSHIIRGNSTIAEFPLTRPARPSLSLPCARVGFRVFGQALASSEPDLSVEVNGLHLPNPFVIGSGPPGTNYTVMKRAFDEGWGAVIAKTVSLDAAKVINVTPRYARLRVDGNGSAKGQIIGWENIELISDRPFETMLKEFKQLKEEYPDRILIASIMEEYNKVAWEELIDRVEQTGIDAIEVNFSCPHGMPERQMGAAVGQDCGLLEEVCGWINAKASVPVWAKMTPNITDITEPARVALRSGCEGIAAINTIMSVMGINLKTLRPEPCVEGYSTPGGYSCKAVHPIALGKVMSIAKMMKAEFNDGDYSLSGIGGVEKGADAAEFILLGANTVQVCTGVMMHGYPLVKKLCEELKDFMRSHSFSTIDDFRGVSLQYFTTHTDLVQRQQEAIRQRKAVKKGLQSDKDWTGDGFVSETESMVSN; from the exons atgGCTTCTCTGAATTTGAGTCACATCATCAGAGGCAACTCCACCATTGCTGAGTTCCCTTTAACTCGTCCTGCTCGACCCAGTTTGAGTTTACCCTGTGCCCGAGTTGGGTTCAGAGTGTTTGGTCAAGCTCTGGCTTCTTCAGAGCCGGATTTGAGTGTTGAAGTAAATGGACTTCACTTGCCCAACCCGTTCGTTATTGGGTCGGGTCCTCCTGGAACCAATTATACTGTTATGAAGAGAGCCTTTGATGAAGGCTGGGGCGCCGTGATCGCTAAAACT GTTTCATTAGATGCAGCAAAGGTTATAAATGTAACGCCCAGATATGCCCGCTTGAGAGTGGACGGAAATGGCTCTGCCAAAGGGCAGATTATAGGATGGGAAAACATAGAACTTATAAGTGACAGGCCATTTGAGACAATGCTGAAAGAATTTAAGCAATTGAAGGAAGAGTACCCGGATAGGATTCTCATTGCTTCAATTATGGAGGAGTATAACAAGGTTGCTTGGGAGGAGCTTATTGATCGAGTTGAACAAACCGGGATT GATGCTATTGAAGTTAATTTCTCATGCCCTCACGGAATGCCGGAGCGACAAATGGGGGCAGCTGTTGGCCAAGATTGCGGGCTGCTGGAAGAGGTTTGTGGATGGATAAATGCAAAAGCTAGCGTACCTGTGTGGGCGAAGATGACTCCTAACATTACTGACATTACTGAG CCGGCGAGGGTGGCTCTGAGATCAGGATGTGAGGGGATAGCAGCTATTAACACAATCATGAGTGTTATGGGAATCAATCTTAAGACTTTGCGGCCTGAACCTTGTGTCGAGGG atACTCTACTCCTGGAGGCTACTCTTGCAAGGCAGTCCATCCTATTGCACTGGGAAAAGTGATGAGTATTGCAAAAATGATGAAGGCCGAATTTAATGATGGGGATTACTCACTTTCCGGCATTGGAGGTGTTGAGAAAGGTGCAGATGCTGCTGAATTTATTCTTCTTGGAGCAAATACTGTTCAG GTATGCACTGGCGTTATGATGCACGGATATCCCCTCGTTAAGAAACTGTGCGAAGAGTTAAAGGACTTCATGAGATCACACAGTTTCTCCACCATAGACGATTTTCGAGG GGTCTCTCTACAGTATTTCACAACCCACACAGACTTAGTTCAGCGACAACAAGAAGCGATCCGACAGAGGAAAGCGGTGAAGAAAGGCTTGCAGTCTGACAAAGATTGGACTGGGGATGGCTTTGTGAGTGAGACAGAAAGCATGGTTTCAAACTGA
- the LOC123196909 gene encoding homeobox protein knotted-1-like 1: MEDNDKSSRISSSREKKEEEEENQNNETLKRRISSHPLYGLLIENHMDCLKLGSVLSVESDQDLELHYKQDDENKANNSIHNLSELDHFMEAYCFALSKLKEAMEEPQQETLAFLDAMHSQLTEVTGTTDHPPPDTSSGERD, translated from the exons ATGGAAGATAATGATAAAAGCAGCAGAATTAGCAGCAGCagggagaagaaagaagaagaagaagaaaatcaaaataatgaaactCTAAAGAGAAGAATCTCAAGCCACCCTTTGTACGGACTCTTGATTGAAAATCACATGGACTGCTTAAAG ttggGAAGCGTTCTGAGTGTAGAAAGTGATCAAGATCTTGAGCTTCATTACAAGCAAGATGATGAAAACAAGGCCAATAATAGCATTCATAACCTTTCAGAGCTTGACCATTTCATG GAAGCATATTGCTTTGCACTGAGCAAGCTGAAGGAAGCCATGGAAGAACCTCAGCAAGAAACCCTAGCATTCCTGGACGCCATGCATTCACAACTTACGGAGGTCACAGGAACTACCGATCATCCACCTCCCGATACATCTTCCG GGGAAAGAGATTAA
- the LOC123195418 gene encoding uncharacterized protein LOC123195418 has translation MSDPYERVKGGRLSFKDGSLATRKSIDKKKKKKKHKKDDEFQPSAVVLVVDGSGDTNSEAGQTYTIDAAKNMKYDELFPVETKKFGYDPKTDVKTVEDALDDRVKKKADRYCK, from the coding sequence ATGTCAGATCCGTACGAGAGAGTGAAGGGAGGGAGGCTGAGTTTCAAAGACGGAAGTCTCGCCACTCGAAAGTCCATcgacaagaagaaaaagaagaagaagcacaAGAAAGATGACGAATTTCAGCCGTCCGCAGTCGTCCTCGTCGTCGATGGTTCTGGTGACACAAACAGCGAAGCAGGACAAACCTACACCATTGACGCTGCTAAAAACATGAAGTACGACGAGCTCTTCCCCGTTGAGACCAAAAAGTTCGGTTACGATCCTAAAACCGACGTTAAAACCGTCGAAGATGCTCTCGATGATCGCGTGAAGAAGAAGGCTGACCGTTACTGTAAATGA
- the LOC123195444 gene encoding uncharacterized protein LOC123195444 isoform X3, producing the protein MAATAILALHFSFPSSLSFTTKTKLFSPGFSSARPGSGFAPVACSHAAISRKGQGSYDPELRLVLELATDSELYELERILFGPSYFSPLLKSLTNGADVDHVMIEEDLEEREGFIAALESRFLFLAADARSTLRGWRPSYRNVLLAVRKELNIPCSSKLSTEDLEVEIFLHLLQEYASEESGVFPGLWENSKASDIQNTLELGLSHWKVQGLAFMKVGAAELKSMILKLARRLSGKVFLEAANYLIKKEVLKKGGQLAAINLESRAALLAAKQGLAGAATKYLGFRSMVAFLGPIMWGTFLADVVIQMLGTDYARVLRAIYAFAQIRITRTYRLPLDN; encoded by the exons ATGGCCGCTACTGCTATTCTCGCCCTTCACTTTTCCTTCCCTTCCTCACTCTCTTTCACCACCAAAACCAAACTCTTCTCCCCG GGGTTTAGTTCAGCTCGTCCTGGAAGTGGGTTTGCTCCAGTGGCTTGTTCTCATGCTGCTATTTCAAGAAAAGGGCAAG GTTCATATGATCCTGAGCTTCGCTTGGTGCTTGAACTGGCCACTGATTCTGAGTTATATGAGCTTGAAAGAATTCTTTTTGGCCCcag cTACTTCAGTCCTCTGCTAAAGTCATTGACTAATGGTGCTGATGTGGACCATGTTATGATCGAAGAAGACCTTGAAGAGAGAGAGGGTTTCATTGCAGCTCTTGAGTCACGATTTTTATTTCTTGCTGCTGATGCACGGTCAACCTTAAG GGGTTGGAGACCTTCGTATAGAAATGTCTTGCTTGCAGTGAGGAAAGAGTTAAACATTCCTTGCTCAAGCAAATTGTCAACTGAAGACCTAGAAGTTgaaatttttcttcatcttttgcaAGAATATGCTAG TGAAGAGTCTGGAGTTTTTCCGGGCTTATGGGAAAATTCTAAGGCTTCTGATATCCAGAATACTTTAGAGCTTGGACTCAGTCATTGGAAGGTGCAAGGCCTTGCTTTTATGAAGGTTGGGGCAGCCGAGCTAAAGTCAATGATCTTAAAG TTAGCAAGGAGATTATCTGGGAAGGTGTTCTTAGAGGCAGCCAACTATCTGATAAAGAAGGAAGTTCTCAAGAAG GGTGGACAATTAGCTGCTATTAATTTGGAGTCTAGAGCAGCTTTGCTTGCAGCAAAGCAg GGCTTAGCTGGTGCTGCAACAAAATATTTGGGTTTTAGGAGTATGGTGGCATTTCTTGGCCCAAT AATGTGGGGAACATTTCTGGCCGATGTCGTCATTCAAATGCTCGGAACTGATTATGCTAGAGTGTTGCGAGCAATTTATGCATTCGCTCAG ATCCGTATTACGCGAACATATCGGTTGCCGTTGGACAACTAG
- the LOC123195444 gene encoding uncharacterized protein LOC123195444 isoform X4, translating to MAATAILALHFSFPSSLSFTTKTKLFSPGFSSARPGSGFAPVACSHAAISRKGQGSYDPELRLVLELATDSELYELERILFGPSYFSPLLKSLTNGADVDHVMIEEDLEEREGFIAALESRFLFLAADARSTLRGWRPSYRNVLLAVRKELNIPCSSKLSTEDLEVEIFLHLLQEYASEESGVFPGLWENSKASDIQNTLELGLSHWKVQGLAFMKVGAAELKSMILKGGGMYTLVKVYEMLARRLSGKVFLEAANYLIKKEVLKKGGQLAAINLESRAALLAAKQNVGNISGRCRHSNARN from the exons ATGGCCGCTACTGCTATTCTCGCCCTTCACTTTTCCTTCCCTTCCTCACTCTCTTTCACCACCAAAACCAAACTCTTCTCCCCG GGGTTTAGTTCAGCTCGTCCTGGAAGTGGGTTTGCTCCAGTGGCTTGTTCTCATGCTGCTATTTCAAGAAAAGGGCAAG GTTCATATGATCCTGAGCTTCGCTTGGTGCTTGAACTGGCCACTGATTCTGAGTTATATGAGCTTGAAAGAATTCTTTTTGGCCCcag cTACTTCAGTCCTCTGCTAAAGTCATTGACTAATGGTGCTGATGTGGACCATGTTATGATCGAAGAAGACCTTGAAGAGAGAGAGGGTTTCATTGCAGCTCTTGAGTCACGATTTTTATTTCTTGCTGCTGATGCACGGTCAACCTTAAG GGGTTGGAGACCTTCGTATAGAAATGTCTTGCTTGCAGTGAGGAAAGAGTTAAACATTCCTTGCTCAAGCAAATTGTCAACTGAAGACCTAGAAGTTgaaatttttcttcatcttttgcaAGAATATGCTAG TGAAGAGTCTGGAGTTTTTCCGGGCTTATGGGAAAATTCTAAGGCTTCTGATATCCAGAATACTTTAGAGCTTGGACTCAGTCATTGGAAGGTGCAAGGCCTTGCTTTTATGAAGGTTGGGGCAGCCGAGCTAAAGTCAATGATCTTAAAG GGTGGTGGTATGTATACTTTGGTGAAAGTTTATGAAATG TTAGCAAGGAGATTATCTGGGAAGGTGTTCTTAGAGGCAGCCAACTATCTGATAAAGAAGGAAGTTCTCAAGAAG GGTGGACAATTAGCTGCTATTAATTTGGAGTCTAGAGCAGCTTTGCTTGCAGCAAAGCAg AATGTGGGGAACATTTCTGGCCGATGTCGTCATTCAAATGCTCGGAACTGA
- the LOC123195444 gene encoding uncharacterized protein LOC123195444 isoform X1: protein MAATAILALHFSFPSSLSFTTKTKLFSPGFSSARPGSGFAPVACSHAAISRKGQGSYDPELRLVLELATDSELYELERILFGPSYFSPLLKSLTNGADVDHVMIEEDLEEREGFIAALESRFLFLAADARSTLRGWRPSYRNVLLAVRKELNIPCSSKLSTEDLEVEIFLHLLQEYASEESGVFPGLWENSKASDIQNTLELGLSHWKVQGLAFMKVGAAELKSMILKGGGMYTLVKVYEMLARRLSGKVFLEAANYLIKKEVLKKGGQLAAINLESRAALLAAKQGLAGAATKYLGFRSMVAFLGPIMWGTFLADVVIQMLGTDYARVLRAIYAFAQIRITRTYRLPLDN, encoded by the exons ATGGCCGCTACTGCTATTCTCGCCCTTCACTTTTCCTTCCCTTCCTCACTCTCTTTCACCACCAAAACCAAACTCTTCTCCCCG GGGTTTAGTTCAGCTCGTCCTGGAAGTGGGTTTGCTCCAGTGGCTTGTTCTCATGCTGCTATTTCAAGAAAAGGGCAAG GTTCATATGATCCTGAGCTTCGCTTGGTGCTTGAACTGGCCACTGATTCTGAGTTATATGAGCTTGAAAGAATTCTTTTTGGCCCcag cTACTTCAGTCCTCTGCTAAAGTCATTGACTAATGGTGCTGATGTGGACCATGTTATGATCGAAGAAGACCTTGAAGAGAGAGAGGGTTTCATTGCAGCTCTTGAGTCACGATTTTTATTTCTTGCTGCTGATGCACGGTCAACCTTAAG GGGTTGGAGACCTTCGTATAGAAATGTCTTGCTTGCAGTGAGGAAAGAGTTAAACATTCCTTGCTCAAGCAAATTGTCAACTGAAGACCTAGAAGTTgaaatttttcttcatcttttgcaAGAATATGCTAG TGAAGAGTCTGGAGTTTTTCCGGGCTTATGGGAAAATTCTAAGGCTTCTGATATCCAGAATACTTTAGAGCTTGGACTCAGTCATTGGAAGGTGCAAGGCCTTGCTTTTATGAAGGTTGGGGCAGCCGAGCTAAAGTCAATGATCTTAAAG GGTGGTGGTATGTATACTTTGGTGAAAGTTTATGAAATG TTAGCAAGGAGATTATCTGGGAAGGTGTTCTTAGAGGCAGCCAACTATCTGATAAAGAAGGAAGTTCTCAAGAAG GGTGGACAATTAGCTGCTATTAATTTGGAGTCTAGAGCAGCTTTGCTTGCAGCAAAGCAg GGCTTAGCTGGTGCTGCAACAAAATATTTGGGTTTTAGGAGTATGGTGGCATTTCTTGGCCCAAT AATGTGGGGAACATTTCTGGCCGATGTCGTCATTCAAATGCTCGGAACTGATTATGCTAGAGTGTTGCGAGCAATTTATGCATTCGCTCAG ATCCGTATTACGCGAACATATCGGTTGCCGTTGGACAACTAG
- the LOC123196540 gene encoding transmembrane 9 superfamily member 2-like, translated as MGRTILAVLVIATVAVCGFDSVSSDASDHRYKEGDQVPLYANKVGPFHNPSETYRYFDLPFCLPAHLKEKKEALGEVLNGDRLVSAPYQLDFLRDKDSEAVCKKKLTKEEVAQFRSAVKKDYYFQMYYDDLPIWGFIGKVDKEGREPSEYKYHLFKHIHFDIAYNKDRVIEINVRTDPNTLADLTEDQEIEVEFLYTVKWKETNIPFEKRMDKYSQSSSLPHHLEIHWFSIINSCVTVLLLTGFLATILMRVLKNDFVKYAHDEESAEDQEETGWKYIHGDVFRYPKYKSLFAASLGSGTQLFTLTVFIFLLALVGVFYPYNRGALFTALVVIYALTSGIAGYTAASFYCQLEGTNWVRNLLLTGCLFCGPLFLMFCFLNTVAIAYTATAALPFGTIVVIVLIWTLVTSPLLVLGGIAGKNSKAEFQAPCRTTKYPREIPPLPWYRGAIPQMAMAGFLPFSAIYIELYYIFASVWGHRIYTIYSILFIVFIILLIVTAFITVALTYFQLAAEDHEWWWRSFLCGGSTGLFVYAYCLYYYFARSDMSGFMQTSFFFGYMACICYGFFLMLGTVGFRAALLFVRHIYRSIKCE; from the exons ATGGGGCGGACGATTCTGGCGGTGCTGGTCATCGCCACAGTGGCGGTTTGTGGGTTTGATTCGGTGAGCTCGGACGCATCAGATCACCGGTACAAAGAAGGAGACCAAGTTCCTCTTTATGCTAACAAGGTCGGGCCTTTTCACAATCCCAG TGAAACCTATCGTTATTTTGATCTTCCCTTTTGCTTGCCAG CTCATCTGAAAGAGAAGAAGGAAGCTCTGGGTGAAGTGTTGAATGGGGATCGATTAGTCAGTGCTCCATACCAGCTTGACTTCTTGCGTGATAAAGATTCTGAAGCTGTTTGcaaaaaaaaactcacaaaaGAGGAAGTGGCACAGTTTCGATCTGCTGTCAAGAAGGATTACTACTTCCAGATGTACTATGATGACTTACCCATTTGGGGTTTCATTGGGAAGGTCGACAAAGAAGGGAGGGAACCCAGCGAGTACAAATATCACCTTTTCAAGCATATTCACTTTGATATTGCTTACAACAAAGACCGTGTGATTGAAATTAATGTCCGTACCGACCCGAATACCCTTGCTGATCTTACTGAGGACCAAGAAATAGAAGTGGAGTTTTTATATACTGTGAAATGGAAGGAAACAAACATCCCATTTGAAAAGAGGATGGACAAATACTCTCAGTCATCCTCACTGCCTCATCATTTGGAAATCCATTGGTTTTCTATTATAAATTCATGTGTAACAGTTCTTCTGCTAACTGGGTTTCTTGCCACAATTCTCATGCGAGTCCTCAAGAATGACTTTGTCAA GTATGCACATGATGAAGAATCAGCTGAAGATCAGGAAGAGACTGGATGGAAATACATTCATGGAGATGTATTCAGATACCCCAAATACAAGTCTCTATTTGCAGCTTCACTTGGTTCTGGTACCCAACTATTTACTCT TACTGTGTTCATCTTTCTGCTTGCACTAGTTGGAGTATTTTATCCTTACAACAGAGGGGCTCTCTTTACTGCATTGGTTGTCATATATGCCCTCACATCAGGAATTGCCGGCTATACAGCTGCCTCCTTCTATTGTCAGTTGGAAGGAACAAACTGG GTTAGAAATCTGTTGTTGACAGGATGTCTCTTCTGTGGACCATTGTTCCTTATGTTCTGCTTTTTAAATACTGTCGCAATTGCTTACACTGCTACAGCTGCTCTTCCATTTGGCACAATAGTGGTGATAGTTCTTATATGGACTCTTGTTACTTCACCTTTGTTGGTGTTGGGTGGAATAGCAGGGAAAAATAGCAAGGCTGAATTCCAAGCTCCTTGCCGCACTACCAAATATCCCAGAGAGATTCCACCATTGCCATGGTACCGAGGAGCAATTCCACAGATGGCAATGGCAGGATTTCTTCCATTTAGTGCTATTTACATCGAACTTTACTATATATTTGCCAGTGTATGGGGTCACAGGATTTACACTATATACAGCATCTTGTTTATCGTCTTTATTATTCTATTGATAGTCACTGCTTTCATTACGGTTGCATTGACCTACTTCCAACTGGCTGCTGAGGACCATGAGTGGTGGTGGAG ATCTTTCCTATGCGGTGGATCAACTGGCCTCTTTGTCTATGCTTATTGCCTGTATTACTACTTTGCTCGCTCAGATATGTCTGGCTTTATGCAAACATCGTTTTTCTTCGGTTACATGGCCTGTATCTGCTATGGTTTCTTCCTCATGCTTGGAACTGTAGGGTTCCGCGCGGCATTGCTTTTTGTTCGCCATATATATAGGTCCATCAAGTGTGAGTAG